The proteins below are encoded in one region of Leishmania mexicana MHOM/GT/2001/U1103 complete genome, chromosome 27:
- a CDS encoding DNA-directed RNA polymerase II-like protein, which translates to MAVPHGMLISRNDITPDSLVDLPGDRKIVEQISNTMANSSLFKMEKEDHTLANLLRMKLHESPFVQIAGYRVPHPTKHNVELRVQTASNGTDAPVPAPKKALQDAIDGCLKDLEVFEEQLRREAQLKGLEASPS; encoded by the coding sequence ATGGCGGTCCCTCATGGAATGCTGATTTCTCGCAACGACATCACCCCGGACAGTCTGGTGGACTTGCCGGGGGATCGTAAGATTGTGGAGCAGATCTCCAACACGATGGCCAACTCCTCCCTGTTtaagatggagaaggaggacCACACGCTGGCGAACCTGCTGCGCATGAAGCTGCACGAGTCGCCGTTTGTGCAGATTGCGGGCTACCGAGTACCGCATCCAACAAAGCACAACgtggagctgcgcgtgcagacGGCGTCGAACGGGACGGACGCACCAGTCCCTGCCCCGAAAAAGGCGCTGCAAGACGCGATCGACGGCTGCTTGAAGGATTTAGAGGTGTttgaggagcagctgcggcgcgagGCACAGCTGAAGGGTCTCGAGGCGTCCCCATCATGA